A single genomic interval of Streptomyces sp. 1222.5 harbors:
- a CDS encoding IclR family transcriptional regulator, whose amino-acid sequence MTAETSQTLDRGLRVLKLLADTDHGLTVTELSTKLGVNRTVVYRLLATLEQHALVRRDLGGRARVGLGVLRLGRQVHPLVREAALPALRALAEDIGATAHLTLVDGTEALAVAVVEPTWTDYHVAYRAGFRHPLDRGAAGRAILAARQAPSVDPGYTLTHGELEAGASGAAAALVGVTGVEGSVGVVMLSDAVPERVGQRVMEAAREVADALR is encoded by the coding sequence GTGACCGCGGAGACCTCTCAGACGCTCGACCGGGGACTGCGTGTCCTCAAGCTGCTGGCCGACACGGACCACGGGCTGACCGTCACCGAGTTGTCCACGAAACTGGGCGTCAACCGCACCGTGGTGTACCGGTTGCTCGCCACACTGGAACAGCACGCGCTCGTACGGCGTGACCTGGGCGGGCGAGCCCGGGTCGGGCTCGGCGTGCTGCGCCTCGGCCGCCAGGTGCATCCGCTGGTACGCGAGGCCGCGCTGCCCGCGCTGCGGGCGCTGGCCGAGGACATAGGCGCGACGGCGCATCTGACCCTGGTCGACGGCACCGAGGCGCTGGCCGTCGCCGTGGTCGAGCCGACCTGGACGGATTACCACGTGGCGTACCGGGCCGGTTTCCGGCACCCGCTGGACCGGGGCGCGGCCGGGCGGGCGATCCTCGCCGCACGGCAGGCGCCGTCCGTCGATCCCGGCTACACCCTCACGCACGGCGAGCTGGAGGCCGGCGCGAGTGGCGCGGCGGCCGCGCTGGTCGGTGTCACGGGGGTCGAGGGCAGCGTGGGCGTCGTCATGCTGTCGGACGCCGTTCCGGAGCGGGTGGGCCAGCGCGTGATGGAGGCCGCGCGGGAGGTCGCGGACGCCCTGCGCTGA
- a CDS encoding MFS transporter: protein MSALESRDAAVVDQAVEQRAGVLSRSYRALSVGIVSVVLLIAFEATAVGTAMPVAARELDGVALYAFAFSGYFTTSLFGMVAAGQWSDRKGPLGALTTGIGAFAAGLVVAGTAQVMWVFILGRAVQGLGGGLVIVALYVVVGRAYPEHLRPAIMAAFAAGWVVPSIVGPLASGAVTEHLGWRWVFLGIPALVVFPLALALPQIRRRASGPVDASAGAVPLDRRRIRLALAISLGAGLLQYAAQDLRPLSLLPGLAGAALLVPAVLGLLPRGTCRAARGLPSVVLLRGLSAGSFIAAESFVPLMLVTQRGLSPTLAGFSLAAGGVTWALGSWVQSRPRVTPYRERLMTGGMVLVAAAIVAAPSVLLPAVPVWTVAVAWAFGCFGMGLVISSTSVLLLRLSAPEEAGANSAALQISDALSNVVLLAATGAAFAALGGGSTAAAAAHATRPAAFAAVFLPTAAVALVGAWVTRRLRER, encoded by the coding sequence ATGAGTGCCCTTGAATCCCGTGACGCCGCCGTCGTGGACCAGGCCGTCGAGCAGCGTGCCGGCGTGCTGAGCCGGTCCTACCGGGCGCTCAGTGTCGGCATCGTCTCCGTCGTGCTGCTGATCGCCTTCGAGGCGACCGCCGTCGGCACCGCGATGCCCGTCGCCGCCCGCGAGCTGGACGGCGTGGCGCTGTACGCCTTCGCCTTCTCGGGATACTTCACGACCAGCCTGTTCGGGATGGTCGCCGCCGGTCAGTGGTCCGACCGCAAGGGCCCGCTCGGAGCGCTGACCACGGGCATCGGCGCCTTCGCCGCGGGACTCGTCGTCGCCGGGACCGCACAGGTCATGTGGGTGTTCATCCTCGGACGGGCGGTCCAGGGCCTCGGCGGCGGGCTGGTCATCGTCGCCCTGTACGTCGTCGTCGGCCGGGCCTACCCGGAACACCTGCGCCCGGCGATCATGGCCGCCTTCGCCGCCGGCTGGGTCGTACCGTCCATCGTCGGCCCCCTCGCCTCCGGCGCCGTCACCGAGCACCTGGGCTGGCGCTGGGTCTTCCTCGGCATCCCGGCCCTCGTCGTGTTCCCGCTCGCCCTCGCGCTGCCGCAGATACGGCGGCGGGCGTCCGGACCGGTCGACGCGTCGGCCGGCGCCGTCCCCCTCGACCGGCGGCGCATCCGGCTCGCCCTCGCCATCTCCCTCGGCGCCGGGCTCCTCCAGTACGCCGCCCAGGACCTGCGCCCCCTCTCCCTCCTCCCCGGCCTGGCGGGCGCTGCCCTCCTCGTGCCCGCTGTCCTCGGACTCCTCCCGCGCGGCACCTGCCGTGCCGCCCGCGGCCTGCCCTCCGTCGTGCTGCTGCGCGGGCTGTCCGCAGGTTCCTTCATCGCCGCCGAGTCCTTCGTCCCGCTGATGCTGGTCACCCAGCGCGGGCTGTCCCCGACGCTCGCCGGGTTCTCGCTGGCGGCGGGCGGCGTCACCTGGGCGCTCGGCTCCTGGGTGCAGTCCCGGCCACGCGTGACGCCGTACCGGGAGCGGCTGATGACCGGCGGGATGGTGCTGGTCGCGGCGGCGATCGTGGCCGCGCCGAGTGTGCTGCTGCCCGCCGTGCCGGTCTGGACCGTCGCCGTCGCCTGGGCCTTCGGCTGCTTCGGCATGGGCCTGGTCATCTCCTCCACCAGCGTGCTCCTGCTGCGGCTGTCGGCCCCCGAGGAGGCCGGTGCCAACTCGGCCGCGCTCCAGATCTCCGACGCCCTCTCCAACGTCGTGCTCCTGGCGGCGACCGGCGCGGCCTTCGCGGCCCTGGGCGGCGGCAGCACGGCGGCCGCGGCGGCCCACGCCACCCGCCCCGCCGCCTTCGCGGCCGTCTTCCTGCCGACGGCGGCCGTGGCGCTCGTGGGCGCGTGGGTGACCCGGCGGCTGCGGGAGCGGTGA
- a CDS encoding S16 family serine protease, giving the protein MLSRLTRSQAVALCALPVVALIATAAFAPLPFSVAQPGMTANVLGENKGTPVITVSGAATRATGGQLRMTTIEATGPDARVSFGDVLDNWFRTDRAVMPRGSVYPSGDTVKEIEKHNEAQMRQSQDAAAQAALKYLGLKPDKVRVTLKLADVGGPSAGLLFTLGIIDKLDGDGSGGDLTGGRTIAGTGTIDADGKVGAVGGVALKTRAARRDGATVFLVPKAECADAASELPKGLRLVPVTTLKSAVDSLVALEKGKGAVPSC; this is encoded by the coding sequence GTGCTCTCACGTCTCACACGTTCCCAGGCCGTGGCCCTGTGCGCCCTGCCCGTCGTGGCCCTGATCGCCACGGCGGCGTTCGCTCCGCTGCCGTTCTCGGTGGCGCAGCCCGGCATGACGGCGAACGTGCTCGGGGAGAACAAGGGCACCCCGGTCATCACCGTGTCCGGCGCGGCGACCCGCGCCACCGGCGGACAGCTGCGGATGACCACGATCGAGGCGACCGGGCCCGACGCCCGGGTGTCCTTCGGCGACGTGCTCGACAACTGGTTCCGCACCGACCGCGCCGTCATGCCGCGCGGCTCGGTCTACCCGAGCGGCGACACCGTCAAGGAGATCGAGAAGCACAACGAGGCCCAGATGCGACAGTCCCAGGACGCGGCGGCCCAGGCGGCGCTGAAGTACCTGGGCCTGAAGCCGGACAAGGTCAGGGTCACGCTGAAACTCGCCGACGTGGGCGGTCCCAGTGCCGGTCTGCTGTTCACGCTGGGGATCATCGACAAGCTCGACGGGGACGGCAGCGGCGGCGACCTCACGGGCGGCCGCACCATCGCCGGTACCGGCACGATCGACGCCGACGGCAAGGTCGGCGCGGTCGGCGGGGTGGCCCTGAAGACGCGGGCCGCCCGGCGGGACGGGGCCACCGTCTTCCTGGTGCCGAAGGCGGAGTGCGCCGATGCCGCCTCGGAGCTGCCGAAGGGGCTGCGACTGGTCCCGGTGACCACCCTGAAGAGCGCGGTCGACTCCCTCGTCGCGCTGGAGAAGGGCAAGGGCGCGGTCCCGAGCTGCTGA
- a CDS encoding Lrp/AsnC family transcriptional regulator — MAIDRLDGRIIVLLAEEPRIGVLEMSRRLGVARGTVQARLDRLQSNGVIRGFGPQVDPAALGYPVTAFATLQIRQGQGADVRAYLTTVPEVLELLTTTGSGDMLCRLVARSNADLQRVIDRVVGFDGIVRASTAIVMENPVPLRVIPLVEQASADSEGTQPTRG, encoded by the coding sequence ATGGCGATCGACCGGCTGGACGGGCGGATCATCGTGCTGCTGGCCGAGGAGCCGCGCATCGGTGTGCTGGAGATGTCCAGGCGGCTCGGGGTCGCCCGGGGCACGGTGCAGGCGCGGCTCGACCGGCTTCAGTCGAACGGAGTCATCCGCGGATTCGGCCCGCAGGTGGACCCGGCGGCCCTCGGCTACCCGGTGACCGCGTTCGCCACCCTGCAGATCCGGCAGGGCCAAGGCGCCGATGTGCGGGCGTACTTGACGACCGTTCCGGAGGTGCTGGAACTGCTGACCACGACCGGCAGCGGGGACATGCTGTGCCGCCTGGTGGCCCGCTCCAACGCCGATCTCCAGCGGGTGATCGACCGGGTTGTCGGTTTTGATGGCATCGTCCGGGCCTCCACGGCGATCGTCATGGAGAACCCCGTTCCGCTGCGGGTCATCCCGCTGGTGGAACAGGCGTCCGCGGACAGCGAAGGGACACAGCCGACCCGGGGGTGA
- a CDS encoding ABC transporter permease, which yields MNFWEYLGSRHQQLLTDAYQHASAVFQCMVLATVLGVLLAIVTYRSEWAGHLATLTTSTVLTIPSLALIGLLIPVVGLGVAPTVIALTLYGLLPIVRNAIVGLRGVDADLVEAARGIGMSRPMRLLRIEMPLAWPPILTGIRVATQMLMGIGAIAAYASGPGLGNEIFRGLASLGSKNALNQVLAGTLGIVVLALLFDVAYVLLGRLTIPRGIRA from the coding sequence GTGAACTTCTGGGAGTACCTGGGCAGCCGCCACCAGCAACTGCTCACGGACGCCTACCAGCACGCCAGCGCGGTGTTCCAGTGCATGGTCCTGGCGACCGTCCTCGGCGTGCTCCTGGCGATCGTCACCTACCGCAGCGAGTGGGCCGGCCACCTCGCCACGCTCACGACGTCCACCGTGCTCACCATCCCGTCCCTGGCGCTGATCGGCCTGCTGATCCCCGTCGTGGGGCTCGGTGTCGCGCCGACGGTGATCGCGCTGACCCTGTACGGGCTGCTGCCGATCGTGCGGAACGCCATCGTGGGGCTGCGCGGCGTCGACGCCGACCTGGTGGAGGCGGCCCGCGGCATCGGCATGTCCCGTCCGATGCGGCTGCTGCGGATCGAAATGCCGCTGGCCTGGCCGCCGATCCTGACCGGCATCCGGGTCGCCACGCAGATGCTGATGGGCATCGGCGCCATCGCCGCCTACGCGTCGGGGCCGGGCCTCGGCAACGAGATCTTCCGCGGACTCGCCTCGCTGGGCAGCAAGAACGCCCTGAACCAGGTGCTCGCGGGCACGCTCGGCATCGTCGTCCTCGCCCTCCTCTTCGACGTCGCCTACGTCCTGCTGGGACGGCTGACCATTCCCAGGGGGATCCGTGCCTGA
- a CDS encoding ABC transporter permease, protein MSTGRRAEGEHEVKGLAFRDEGEAEQEAPPPPRQPRTRRLTWPRLTVLPAFLVLLLLATWLWFDQAGLDTISENALSNGQVSKALWQHVKLTAISTVLVLVIAIPLGILLTRPAFGRATPLAMTIANMGQATPAIGLLALLVIWLGTGTKAALIGIVVYAVLPVLANTIAGLRANDPNLLEAARGIGMSPLGVLGRVELPLAVPLILAGVRTALVLNVGTATLATFGGGGGLGSLITTGITTQRMPVLVLGSVLTVALALLVDWLASLAEVLLRPRGLEAGT, encoded by the coding sequence ATGAGCACCGGCCGGCGGGCCGAGGGCGAGCACGAGGTGAAGGGGCTCGCCTTCCGCGACGAGGGGGAGGCCGAACAGGAGGCGCCGCCGCCCCCGCGGCAACCGCGCACGCGCCGCCTGACCTGGCCCCGGCTGACCGTCCTGCCGGCCTTCCTGGTCCTGCTGCTGCTGGCCACGTGGCTGTGGTTCGACCAGGCGGGCCTGGACACGATCTCCGAGAACGCGCTGTCCAACGGGCAGGTCTCCAAGGCGCTGTGGCAGCACGTGAAGCTGACGGCTATCTCGACCGTGCTGGTGCTGGTCATCGCGATCCCGCTGGGCATCCTGCTGACCCGCCCGGCGTTCGGCCGGGCCACCCCGCTGGCCATGACGATCGCCAACATGGGCCAGGCCACCCCGGCGATCGGTCTGCTGGCCCTGCTGGTGATCTGGCTCGGCACCGGCACGAAGGCGGCCCTGATCGGCATCGTCGTCTACGCCGTACTGCCGGTCCTCGCCAACACCATCGCGGGTCTGCGGGCCAACGACCCGAACCTGCTCGAGGCCGCGCGCGGTATCGGCATGTCGCCGCTGGGCGTGCTCGGCCGGGTGGAACTCCCCCTCGCCGTCCCGCTGATCCTCGCGGGCGTCCGTACGGCGCTGGTCCTCAACGTGGGTACGGCGACCCTCGCGACCTTCGGCGGGGGCGGCGGCCTGGGCAGCCTGATCACCACCGGCATCACCACCCAGCGCATGCCGGTCCTGGTGCTGGGCTCCGTCCTCACCGTGGCGCTCGCCCTGCTGGTGGACTGGCTGGCCTCGCTGGCGGAGGTCCTGCTCCGGCCGCGCGGACTGGAGGCCGGGACATGA
- a CDS encoding DEAD/DEAH box helicase — protein MTTTAATSSHHLSPAFPGRAPWGTASKLRAWQQGAMEKYLQEQPRDFLAVATPGAGKTTFALTLASWLLHHHVVQQVTVVAPTEHLKKQWAEAAARIGIKLDPEYSAGPLSREYDGVAVTYAGVGVRPMLHRNRVEQRKTLVILDEIHHAGDSKSWGEACLEAFEPATRRLALTGTPFRSDTNPIPFVTYEEGNDGIRRSAADYTYGYGNALADHVVRPVIFLSYSGNMRWRTKAGDEIAARLGEPMTKDAVSQAWRTALDARGEWMPSVLRAADQRLTEVRKAIPDAGALVIASDQESARAYAKLIREITGTKATLVLSDDTGASKRIDDFSAGNDRWMVAVRMVSEGVDVPRLAVGVYATTISTPLFFAQAVGRFVRSRRRGETASVFLPTVPDLLTFANEMEKERDHALDKPKKEGEEDPYAESEKEMEEANKEQDEDTGEQDMLPFEALESDAVFDRVLYDGAEFGMQAHPGSEEEQDYLGIPGLLEPDQVQMLLQKRQARQIAHSRKKPDTEADLLELPAERRPVVSHKELMELRKQLNTLVGAYVHQSGKPHGVIHTELRRVCGGPPSAEATAGQLRQRIDKVREWATRMR, from the coding sequence GTGACTACCACCGCCGCCACCTCCTCCCACCACCTTTCCCCCGCCTTCCCGGGCCGGGCCCCCTGGGGTACCGCCAGCAAGCTGCGCGCCTGGCAGCAGGGTGCGATGGAGAAGTACCTCCAGGAGCAGCCGCGTGACTTCCTCGCGGTCGCCACGCCCGGCGCCGGCAAGACGACCTTCGCGCTGACGCTCGCCTCCTGGCTGCTGCACCACCACGTGGTGCAGCAGGTGACCGTGGTCGCGCCGACCGAGCACCTGAAGAAGCAGTGGGCGGAGGCGGCCGCGCGGATAGGGATCAAGCTCGATCCCGAGTACAGCGCCGGGCCGCTCAGCAGGGAGTACGACGGGGTCGCGGTCACGTACGCCGGCGTCGGCGTGCGCCCGATGCTGCACCGCAACCGGGTGGAGCAGCGCAAGACCCTCGTCATCCTCGACGAGATCCACCACGCCGGTGACTCGAAGTCGTGGGGCGAGGCCTGCCTGGAGGCGTTCGAACCGGCGACCCGGCGGCTCGCGCTCACCGGTACGCCGTTCCGGTCCGACACCAACCCCATCCCCTTCGTCACGTACGAGGAGGGGAACGACGGGATCCGGCGGTCCGCCGCCGACTACACGTACGGCTACGGCAACGCCCTCGCCGACCACGTCGTCCGGCCGGTCATCTTCCTCTCCTACAGCGGCAACATGCGGTGGCGCACGAAGGCCGGCGACGAGATCGCCGCGCGGCTCGGCGAGCCGATGACCAAGGACGCCGTCAGCCAGGCCTGGCGGACCGCGCTCGACGCACGCGGCGAGTGGATGCCCAGCGTGCTGCGCGCCGCCGACCAGCGGCTGACCGAGGTCAGGAAGGCCATCCCGGACGCCGGTGCCCTCGTCATCGCCTCCGACCAGGAATCCGCGCGCGCCTACGCCAAGCTGATCCGCGAGATCACCGGCACCAAGGCCACCCTCGTGCTGTCCGACGACACCGGTGCCTCGAAGCGGATCGACGACTTCAGCGCGGGCAACGACCGGTGGATGGTCGCCGTGCGCATGGTGTCCGAGGGCGTCGACGTACCGCGGCTCGCGGTCGGTGTGTACGCGACGACGATCTCCACACCGCTGTTCTTCGCGCAGGCCGTCGGGCGTTTCGTGCGGTCCCGGCGGCGCGGCGAGACCGCGTCGGTGTTCCTGCCGACCGTGCCCGACCTGCTGACCTTCGCCAACGAGATGGAGAAGGAACGGGACCACGCCCTCGACAAGCCGAAGAAGGAGGGCGAGGAGGACCCGTACGCCGAATCCGAGAAGGAGATGGAGGAGGCGAACAAGGAGCAGGACGAGGACACCGGCGAGCAGGACATGCTGCCCTTCGAGGCGCTGGAGTCCGACGCCGTCTTCGACCGGGTCCTCTACGACGGCGCCGAGTTCGGCATGCAGGCCCACCCGGGCAGCGAGGAGGAGCAGGACTACCTCGGCATTCCGGGACTGCTGGAGCCGGATCAGGTGCAGATGCTGCTCCAGAAGCGGCAGGCACGGCAGATCGCGCACAGCCGGAAGAAGCCGGACACCGAGGCGGACCTGCTGGAGCTGCCCGCCGAGCGGCGGCCGGTGGTCTCGCACAAGGAGCTGATGGAGCTGCGCAAGCAGCTGAACACGCTGGTCGGCGCCTATGTGCACCAGAGCGGCAAGCCGCACGGCGTCATCCACACCGAGCTGCGGCGGGTGTGCGGGGGACCGCCGAGCGCGGAGGCCACGGCGGGACAGCTGCGACAGCGGATCGACAAGGTGCGGGAGTGGGCCACCCGGATGCGGTGA
- a CDS encoding glycine betaine ABC transporter substrate-binding protein, translating to MTDDVKPGSIGRGEPLKGARLTVTSKEFTEQLILGAIMGIAFQAAGADVLDRTGIQGSIGSREAVKNGDADAQFEYTGTGWITYLGNSKPIPDPQKQWEAVRAADLKNGLTWLPPSRLDNTYALAMNQANFQKYRTTTLSEVAALSKKDPGAVTLCVEGEFANRADGLPGMEKAYGMSVPAGNVTQMDTGIIYTQVAKGACTYGEVFTTDGRIKSMNLVVMEDDKQFFPNYNATPVVNTAVLKKWPTIASVIDPVTRKLDNTVAQTLNAKVDVDGEDPHQVALDWMKAEGFVQ from the coding sequence ATGACCGACGACGTGAAGCCGGGCAGCATCGGACGCGGGGAGCCGCTCAAGGGCGCCCGTCTCACCGTCACCTCCAAGGAGTTCACCGAGCAGCTCATCCTCGGCGCGATCATGGGGATCGCCTTCCAGGCGGCGGGCGCCGACGTCCTCGACCGGACGGGCATCCAGGGCTCCATCGGGTCGCGGGAGGCGGTCAAGAACGGGGACGCCGACGCCCAGTTCGAGTACACGGGCACCGGCTGGATCACCTACCTGGGCAACTCGAAGCCGATCCCCGATCCGCAGAAGCAGTGGGAGGCGGTCCGGGCGGCCGACCTGAAGAACGGGCTGACCTGGCTGCCGCCCTCCCGGCTGGACAACACCTACGCACTGGCCATGAACCAGGCGAACTTCCAGAAGTACCGCACGACGACGCTGTCCGAGGTGGCCGCGCTGTCCAAGAAGGACCCGGGCGCCGTCACCCTGTGCGTGGAGGGCGAGTTCGCCAACCGGGCCGACGGACTGCCCGGCATGGAGAAGGCGTACGGCATGAGCGTGCCGGCCGGGAACGTCACACAGATGGACACCGGGATCATCTACACCCAGGTGGCGAAGGGGGCGTGCACCTACGGGGAGGTGTTCACCACCGACGGCCGCATCAAGTCGATGAACCTGGTGGTGATGGAGGACGACAAGCAGTTCTTCCCCAACTACAACGCGACGCCGGTGGTCAACACCGCGGTGCTGAAGAAGTGGCCGACCATCGCGAGCGTCATCGATCCGGTCACCCGGAAGCTGGACAACACGGTGGCGCAGACGCTGAACGCGAAGGTGGACGTCGACGGGGAGGACCCGCACCAGGTGGCGCTGGACTGGATGAAGGCGGAGGGATTCGTGCAGTAG
- a CDS encoding betaine/proline/choline family ABC transporter ATP-binding protein (Members of the family are the ATP-binding subunit of ABC transporters for substrates such as betaine, L-proline or other amino acids, choline, carnitine, etc. The substrate specificity is best determined from the substrate-binding subunit, rather than this subunit, as it interacts with the permease subunit and not with substrate directly.): MPETSVAGAAIELENLTKRYPGNPQPAVDNVSMDIRAGETVVFVGPSGCGKSTTLKMINRLIEPTGGRIRIDDEDVTDMDPVKLRRKVGYAIQSAGLFPHMTVAQNIALVPRMVGWSKARTRARVEELLDLVGLDPGEFHGRYPRQLSGGQQQRVGVARALAADPPVLLMDEPFGAVDPITRDHLQDELIRLQRELHKTIVFVTHDFDEAIKIGDRIAVLRERSHIAQFDTPEAILTNPADDFVSGFVGAGAALKRLNLTRVRDVEMRGYPTVTVDTPLQEIFGLLRGSGTNEILLLDRRRRPYKWLRRGDLMRARGSLARAGTLVHDTVTRDATLRDALEAVLTDNAGRVAVTGRRGEYIGVVDMETLMNSVHELLEADRLEAMEAQADLEVARAQQTRFEQEGHGGERKA, encoded by the coding sequence GTGCCTGAGACATCCGTGGCGGGGGCGGCCATCGAGCTGGAGAACCTGACCAAGCGGTACCCGGGCAATCCGCAGCCGGCCGTGGACAACGTCAGCATGGACATCAGGGCCGGCGAGACGGTGGTCTTCGTCGGACCGTCGGGCTGCGGGAAGTCCACCACCCTGAAGATGATCAACCGGCTGATCGAGCCGACCGGCGGGCGCATCCGCATCGACGACGAGGACGTCACCGACATGGACCCGGTGAAGCTGCGCCGCAAGGTCGGGTACGCCATTCAGTCCGCCGGTCTGTTCCCGCACATGACCGTCGCCCAGAACATCGCCCTGGTGCCGCGGATGGTCGGCTGGTCCAAGGCGCGGACCCGGGCCCGCGTGGAGGAGCTGCTGGACCTCGTCGGTCTCGACCCGGGCGAGTTCCACGGCCGCTATCCGCGCCAACTGTCCGGCGGCCAGCAGCAGCGGGTGGGGGTGGCGCGGGCGCTCGCCGCCGACCCGCCGGTGCTGCTGATGGACGAGCCGTTCGGCGCGGTCGACCCGATCACCCGCGACCACCTCCAGGACGAGCTGATCCGGCTCCAGCGCGAGCTGCACAAGACGATCGTGTTCGTCACCCACGACTTCGACGAGGCGATCAAGATCGGTGACCGGATCGCGGTCCTCCGCGAGCGTTCGCACATCGCCCAGTTCGACACCCCGGAGGCGATCCTCACCAATCCCGCCGACGACTTCGTGTCCGGCTTCGTCGGCGCGGGCGCGGCCCTGAAGCGGCTGAACCTGACCCGGGTGCGGGACGTGGAGATGCGGGGCTACCCGACGGTGACCGTGGACACCCCGCTGCAGGAGATCTTCGGCCTGCTGCGGGGCAGCGGCACCAACGAGATCCTGCTGCTCGACCGGCGCCGCCGGCCCTACAAGTGGCTGCGCCGCGGGGACCTGATGCGGGCCCGCGGCTCACTGGCGCGGGCGGGCACGCTCGTCCACGACACGGTCACCCGGGACGCCACCCTGCGGGACGCGCTGGAGGCGGTGCTCACCGACAACGCCGGCCGGGTGGCCGTCACCGGGCGGCGCGGGGAGTACATCGGCGTCGTCGACATGGAGACGCTCATGAACTCGGTGCACGAACTGCTGGAGGCCGACCGGCTGGAGGCCATGGAGGCGCAGGCCGACCTGGAGGTGGCCCGCGCCCAGCAGACCCGCTTCGAGCAGGAGGGCCACGGCGGGGAGCGGAAGGCATGA
- a CDS encoding SUKH-4 family immunity protein, translated as MGTTDAGTTAITLSEAELDRYVTHAPTRGLLAGPGLPARTDVLTFSPLRTHGLRTLADAAGGPFHLAEELRGRLVIGELLDPAGTARESILLDGVTGEVTTARLPDPSGSRPFAPSLDTLLRFAAVIEELAGLRGRFASLAGRYGPRAVAEASRRLLALFEEGTDGRVPPYWKAAALIRPLALVAGPGTVSGLTLEMPGRVLEQEFGHGRVVRFEEVDLPVTLTHEPTRRFLRETGLPEQAVLFHADTDGPLPTLREYVTGEHGDRPGELCELPAHSDHLIRLGRLAEENSLVLDGRTGAVLTFSEPEASLNPLNTDVSTLAFTLWLLHHERTIDGHLGHELTTAAYDQLAAAMVHTLAAVDPTGTLQDSTWHYWTDLFRDEPGGVL; from the coding sequence ACGCCGGGACGACGGCGATCACGCTGAGCGAGGCGGAGCTGGACCGTTACGTCACGCATGCGCCGACGCGCGGCCTGCTCGCGGGTCCCGGCCTGCCCGCCCGCACGGACGTACTGACCTTCTCGCCGCTGCGCACGCACGGCCTGCGCACGCTCGCCGACGCCGCCGGCGGTCCCTTCCACCTGGCGGAGGAGCTGCGCGGCCGCCTGGTGATCGGCGAACTCCTCGACCCGGCCGGCACGGCGCGCGAGTCGATCCTGCTCGACGGCGTCACGGGCGAGGTCACGACGGCCCGCCTTCCCGACCCGTCCGGCTCCCGGCCGTTCGCCCCCTCGCTGGACACGCTCCTGCGGTTCGCCGCCGTCATCGAGGAACTGGCGGGCCTGCGCGGCCGGTTCGCCTCCCTGGCGGGCCGGTACGGCCCCCGGGCGGTGGCCGAGGCCTCCCGCCGGCTCCTCGCGCTCTTCGAGGAGGGCACGGACGGCAGGGTCCCGCCGTACTGGAAGGCGGCGGCGCTGATCCGCCCCCTCGCGCTGGTCGCGGGCCCCGGCACGGTGTCCGGCCTCACCCTGGAGATGCCGGGCCGCGTCCTGGAGCAGGAGTTCGGCCACGGCCGGGTGGTCCGGTTCGAGGAGGTCGACCTCCCGGTGACGCTCACGCACGAGCCGACCCGCCGCTTCCTGCGCGAGACGGGCCTGCCGGAGCAGGCGGTCCTCTTCCACGCCGACACGGACGGCCCGCTGCCGACCCTGCGCGAGTACGTCACCGGGGAACACGGCGATCGCCCGGGCGAGTTGTGCGAACTCCCGGCCCACAGCGACCACTTGATCCGCCTGGGGCGTCTGGCCGAGGAGAACAGCCTGGTACTGGACGGCAGGACCGGCGCGGTCCTGACCTTCAGCGAGCCGGAGGCGTCGCTCAACCCCCTCAACACCGACGTCTCGACCCTCGCCTTCACCCTGTGGCTGCTGCACCACGAGCGCACCATCGACGGGCACCTGGGCCACGAGCTGACGACGGCCGCCTACGACCAGCTGGCCGCGGCCATGGTCCACACCCTGGCGGCGGTGGACCCCACGGGCACCCTCCAGGACTCGACCTGGCACTACTGGACCGACCTCTTCCGCGACGAACCCGGTGGAGTGCTCTGA